AGGCGGACTCATCTCCCCCTACGCCGAAGACCAGCCCTTCTACCGCGTCGACATTCTCGAAAAGGAATACGCCAGCGCGATACAGAACACGGACTTCCGCTATCTGACCGCCGACGGTCAGACTTTCCCCTCCGTCGTACAGGCCAAGATGATCCTCGCGGTCAATCAGAATCAGCCCACTTGCGAATACGACGGAATAACCTACAACGTCACGAAGGAAGGCGAAGACCTCTATTCCGTCTCGCTTACCGACGGCACGCTTATCGGTATCGGATACAAGGACATTTTCAACGCCAACACCTCCGAAAAGCTCCCCTTCGGGCTCGTATTTGAAGCGCTGAAGGCGTATACCAACGATACCGCCGCTTTCGCCTACGAAAACGCCGAATACGCTATCGATCTCGGCGACGGCACCGTCACCGGAAACGGCGAGGAGCTCGGCTATATCAGCCGCTACTTCGTGCAGGCGCTGATGCCGGACGTCTTCCTCACCCGCGAGTTCAAGGAAGACCTCTACGAAGCGCTCGAAAAGGGCGAAGATGAGTTCCGCTTCAAAGACGCCGACGGCACCGACTACGACTACAAGATCTCCTTCAACGCCGCTTCCAAGAAGTACACCATCAAGCAGGGCACCGAGTCCCGCGTTTACGATACCTACTCTTCACCGAGCAGCAAACACTGGCTCGGCACCGACAGATACGGTATGGATATGCTCACACGACTGATGTACGGCGGACGCGTTTCGCTGATGATCGGCTTCATAGTCGAGTTCATCGCCACCGTGCTCGGCGTTATCATGGGCGGTATTTCCGGATACTTCGGCGGCTGGGTGGATAACCTTATAATGCGTATCGTCGATATCTTCTACTGCATACCTTCGATGCCCATAATCATCATCCTCGGCGCCGCGATGGACGCCATGAGCGTCGATCCGAAGCTGAGAATGATCTATCTGATGCTTATCCTCGGCTTCCTCGGCTGGCCCGGTCTCGCGCGTATGGTCCGCGGACAGATCCTCTCGCTGCGCGAGCAGGAGTTCATGACCGCTACCGAGGCCTGCGGCGTCAGAGTTTCGCGCAGGATCTACAAGCACCTTATCCCGAACGTCATCCCGCAGCTCATCGTCTCCTGCACGATGGGCCTCGGCAGCACGATAATCACGGAGGCCACCCTCTCCTTCCTCGGATTGGGCGTCAGGTTCCCGTTCGCCTCCTGGGGCAATATAATCAACGACGTCAACAACACCTTCGTTCTGACGAACTACTGGTTCATCTGGATCCCCGCGGGCGTGCTCCTGCTGGTAACGGTTCTGGCGTTCAACATCGTCGGCGACGGTCTGCGCGACGCGTTCGACCCGAAGATGAAGCGCTGAGGAGGTTGTTGAAATGGCTAAGAAAAGAAACGACGGATATCTTTCCGCAAAGGAATCCCGCGCTATATCCCGCGCGAACCGCAAGATAACAAACGCGCTGGAAAAGCGCTATAAGCGCAAGAACGTGCCGGAGGAGGAATACCTCACTCAGATGCACGATCCCGCCAACTCGCTCGAGATCGAGAACCTT
This sequence is a window from Clostridia bacterium. Protein-coding genes within it:
- a CDS encoding ABC transporter permease; the encoded protein is MSKKESKKNKLNSASENQNEQQYSLNDDRRVKVLSPGALVAKRFFRNRMAMVGLIILIAMFAFSFIGGLISPYAEDQPFYRVDILEKEYASAIQNTDFRYLTADGQTFPSVVQAKMILAVNQNQPTCEYDGITYNVTKEGEDLYSVSLTDGTLIGIGYKDIFNANTSEKLPFGLVFEALKAYTNDTAAFAYENAEYAIDLGDGTVTGNGEELGYISRYFVQALMPDVFLTREFKEDLYEALEKGEDEFRFKDADGTDYDYKISFNAASKKYTIKQGTESRVYDTYSSPSSKHWLGTDRYGMDMLTRLMYGGRVSLMIGFIVEFIATVLGVIMGGISGYFGGWVDNLIMRIVDIFYCIPSMPIIIILGAAMDAMSVDPKLRMIYLMLILGFLGWPGLARMVRGQILSLREQEFMTATEACGVRVSRRIYKHLIPNVIPQLIVSCTMGLGSTIITEATLSFLGLGVRFPFASWGNIINDVNNTFVLTNYWFIWIPAGVLLLVTVLAFNIVGDGLRDAFDPKMKR